From a single Collimonas pratensis genomic region:
- a CDS encoding MoaF-related domain-containing protein: MLLKSYVKIVFFVTLQLGLAMQASAKEADQPTAQASVSDSAVGPSAADFPAAGKAVEVVFGDAIIDLNFKDLTTLSIYCRSGIFKGITEVVQYTAVKIRPQVYMVYWHEPDSKLNVVHMEDFEHGTVYTNVSYPDGKFVHFKGTIKIVGDAK; the protein is encoded by the coding sequence ATGCTGTTGAAATCATATGTAAAGATTGTGTTTTTTGTCACTTTGCAACTGGGGCTGGCGATGCAGGCTTCTGCCAAGGAGGCTGATCAGCCGACCGCGCAGGCGAGCGTGAGCGATAGTGCAGTCGGTCCCAGCGCGGCGGATTTTCCGGCGGCCGGCAAGGCGGTGGAAGTGGTGTTTGGCGATGCGATCATCGATTTGAACTTCAAGGATCTCACGACCTTGTCGATCTATTGCCGCTCCGGCATCTTCAAGGGCATCACCGAGGTAGTGCAATACACGGCGGTCAAGATTCGCCCGCAAGTCTACATGGTGTACTGGCACGAGCCGGATTCCAAGCTGAACGTGGTGCATATGGAGGATTTCGAGCACGGCACGGTGTATACCAATGTGTCCTATCCCGACGGCAAATTCGTGCATTTCAAGGGCACGATAAAAATCGTCGGGGATGCAAAATAA
- a CDS encoding TetR/AcrR family transcriptional regulator, with protein sequence MKEKRQILIDTATRLFSQDGYHAVGIDRILAEAGVAKMTLYKYFPSKKELVVEVLEERMTMCANSLSLFLEKFETPMDKLHGVFMWHDKWFREVNFTGCMFAAAAAEFHGTDNAILRTAASQKKGLTDLVKNVLEPLVGKSVATKLARQVVMLLDGATLAAHVAGRKNAANDAWSVAQEIVLLEHSKLQTA encoded by the coding sequence ATGAAAGAAAAACGACAGATACTTATTGATACGGCAACGCGGCTCTTTTCCCAAGATGGGTATCATGCGGTGGGCATCGACCGCATCCTGGCGGAAGCAGGCGTCGCCAAGATGACACTGTATAAATACTTTCCATCGAAAAAGGAGCTGGTGGTGGAAGTACTGGAAGAACGCATGACGATGTGCGCGAATTCACTCTCCTTGTTTCTCGAAAAATTCGAAACACCGATGGACAAGCTGCATGGCGTATTCATGTGGCACGACAAGTGGTTCCGCGAAGTGAATTTCACCGGTTGCATGTTTGCAGCGGCAGCAGCGGAATTCCACGGTACGGACAATGCCATCCTGCGCACCGCCGCCAGCCAGAAGAAAGGCCTGACCGACCTGGTCAAGAATGTACTGGAACCGCTGGTGGGGAAAAGCGTCGCCACCAAACTGGCGCGCCAGGTAGTCATGCTGCTGGACGGCGCTACCTTGGCGGCGCACGTCGCCGGCCGCAAGAATGCCGCCAACGATGCCTGGAGCGTGGCCCAGGAAATCGTCCTGCTGGAGCACTCAAAGCTGCAGACCGCTTAA
- a CDS encoding iron-containing redox enzyme family protein — protein MSYPTVANSQVTEAFHAVNLHQDVYQSLRQPYSELPLDTIVSMLVADPELESRFDNDRELFELLMNKVRATLAKALATDDDTALCLVHRTLFILLDMHVASATSFAAANQSNHYLQQMRNEIERAWLASGDSSPLARISADMPLTDALRFLWSEHTVSNHPLFDYLETTASHGQFVEFFRSDAALNIRFFDLIALILVGSDEITRKELVQNLWDESGNGNSTRSHVNLFRKLLDMVGAENVEDNHASSLGWQGLAGHNLFMLTCLQRKHYFKAIGIMAITELLDPRQYEKLVHGCHRIGLGKEGEVDYYKEHISIDIVHAQGWLENVIVPLDAKYPEARAEILQGAMLRLNTCQDYYDALLGMLQVHAPVAKQA, from the coding sequence ATGAGTTATCCGACCGTAGCGAATTCGCAAGTCACAGAAGCGTTTCATGCAGTAAACCTTCATCAAGACGTCTACCAAAGCCTTCGACAGCCTTATTCCGAGCTTCCCCTCGATACCATCGTCTCCATGCTGGTTGCCGATCCAGAGCTGGAAAGCCGTTTCGACAACGACCGCGAGCTGTTCGAGCTGCTGATGAACAAGGTGCGCGCCACGCTGGCCAAGGCCCTGGCGACAGACGACGACACAGCCTTGTGCCTGGTGCACCGGACGCTTTTCATCTTGCTGGACATGCACGTGGCCTCGGCGACCAGTTTCGCAGCCGCCAATCAATCCAATCATTACTTGCAGCAGATGCGCAATGAGATCGAAAGAGCATGGCTGGCCTCCGGCGATTCGTCGCCGCTGGCGCGCATCAGCGCCGACATGCCGCTCACCGATGCCTTGCGCTTTCTGTGGAGCGAACATACCGTCTCCAACCATCCTTTGTTCGACTACCTCGAGACCACTGCTTCGCACGGCCAGTTCGTCGAATTCTTCCGCAGCGATGCAGCGCTCAACATCCGTTTCTTCGATCTGATCGCCTTGATCCTGGTCGGCTCGGATGAAATCACGCGCAAGGAACTGGTGCAGAACCTGTGGGACGAATCGGGCAACGGCAATTCCACCCGCAGCCACGTCAACCTGTTCCGCAAGCTGCTGGACATGGTCGGCGCTGAAAACGTCGAAGATAATCATGCTTCGTCGCTCGGCTGGCAAGGACTGGCCGGACATAACCTGTTCATGCTGACTTGCCTGCAGCGCAAGCATTACTTCAAGGCGATCGGCATCATGGCGATCACCGAGCTGCTGGATCCGCGCCAGTATGAAAAGCTGGTGCACGGCTGTCATCGCATCGGCCTGGGCAAAGAAGGTGAAGTCGATTACTACAAGGAACACATCAGTATCGATATCGTCCATGCGCAGGGCTGGCTGGAAAACGTGATTGTGCCGCTCGATGCGAAATACCCTGAAGCGCGCGCAGAAATCCTGCAAGGCGCCATGTTGCGCCTGAATACCTGCCAGGATTATTACGACGCCTTGCTCGGCATGCTGCAAGTGCATGCGCCGGTAGCAAAACAGGCCTGA
- a CDS encoding aldehyde dehydrogenase (NADP(+)) — protein MTLSGDMLIGQRAVRGTAGTLQAINPASNEKFGPDFGVGGSAEIDQACTLAQQAFDGYRSCSAEQRAQFLETIASGILALGAELISRASQETGLSAVRLMIERSRTVAQLRLFAGIARSGQYLGATLDSALPERIPPRADLRLRKIALGPVAVFGASNFPLAFSVAGGDTAAALAAGCPVIVKAHGAHLGTSELVGRVIQAAVASCCLPDGVFSLLIGDGNQFGQDLVSHPAIKAVAFTGSRQGGMALMRTAALRREPIPVFAEMSCINPMFLLPAALAARAPQIAAGFVEALVTGVGQFCTSPGLLLAIDGAPLLQFLAAAVSALQNKAAGTMLTAGISSAYANGVGRLNEMVSVRLLGKGLSAKNGCSAQAALFVTDAATFLATPQLEDENFGPSALIVACRDAEEMQTVAEYISGQLTATLHMDSADHDLARKLLPTLERKAGRILVNAYPTGVEVSHAMVHGGPFPASSDSRSTAVGATAIERFLRPVCYQDLPAELMPPELRDENPLGLWRILNGECVRT, from the coding sequence ATGACGCTCAGCGGCGACATGCTGATCGGCCAGCGCGCAGTGCGCGGAACGGCAGGAACTTTGCAGGCGATCAATCCGGCCAGCAATGAAAAATTCGGCCCGGATTTCGGCGTCGGCGGCAGCGCAGAAATCGATCAGGCCTGCACGCTGGCGCAGCAAGCCTTCGACGGCTATCGCTCCTGCAGCGCGGAGCAGCGGGCGCAGTTCCTGGAAACCATCGCCAGCGGCATCCTGGCCTTGGGCGCCGAACTGATTTCGCGCGCTTCCCAGGAAACCGGCCTGTCTGCAGTGCGCCTGATGATAGAACGCAGCCGCACCGTTGCCCAGCTACGGCTGTTTGCCGGCATCGCCCGCAGCGGCCAGTACCTGGGCGCTACGCTGGATTCGGCTTTGCCTGAGCGGATTCCGCCGCGGGCGGATCTGCGGTTGCGCAAGATCGCACTGGGTCCGGTGGCGGTATTCGGCGCCAGCAATTTCCCGCTGGCCTTTTCGGTGGCTGGCGGCGATACCGCGGCGGCGCTTGCCGCCGGCTGTCCTGTGATAGTCAAGGCCCATGGCGCCCATCTCGGCACTTCGGAACTGGTGGGGCGCGTGATCCAGGCCGCTGTCGCCAGCTGCTGCTTGCCGGATGGTGTGTTCTCGCTGCTGATCGGCGACGGCAACCAGTTTGGCCAGGACCTGGTCAGCCACCCGGCGATCAAGGCGGTGGCTTTCACCGGTTCGCGCCAGGGCGGCATGGCCTTGATGCGTACCGCAGCGCTGCGGCGCGAACCAATTCCCGTGTTCGCGGAAATGAGCTGCATCAATCCGATGTTCCTGTTGCCGGCCGCGCTCGCCGCCCGCGCGCCGCAGATTGCCGCCGGCTTCGTTGAAGCGCTGGTGACGGGTGTCGGACAGTTCTGCACTAGTCCCGGCCTGTTGCTGGCGATTGACGGTGCGCCTCTGCTGCAATTCCTGGCAGCTGCCGTCAGCGCCCTGCAAAACAAGGCCGCCGGCACCATGTTAACGGCGGGCATCAGCAGCGCCTATGCCAATGGGGTTGGCCGCCTGAACGAAATGGTCAGCGTCAGGCTGCTGGGGAAAGGGCTGTCGGCCAAGAACGGTTGCTCGGCGCAAGCGGCCTTGTTCGTTACCGATGCCGCCACTTTCCTGGCGACGCCGCAGCTGGAAGATGAAAATTTCGGTCCTAGCGCTTTGATTGTCGCCTGCAGGGATGCGGAAGAAATGCAGACCGTCGCGGAATATATTTCCGGCCAGTTGACGGCGACTTTGCATATGGATAGCGCCGACCATGATCTGGCGAGGAAATTATTGCCAACCCTGGAGCGCAAGGCCGGCCGCATCCTGGTCAACGCTTATCCGACCGGCGTTGAAGTGTCGCATGCCATGGTCCACGGAGGGCCGTTCCCGGCCAGCTCGGACAGCCGCAGCACGGCAGTCGGCGCCACTGCCATCGAGCGTTTCCTGCGGCCGGTCTGCTACCAGGATTTGCCCGCGGAACTGATGCCGCCGGAGCTGCGCGATGAAAATCCGCTGGGCCTGTGGCGCATCCTGAACGGCGAATGCGTTCGTACCTGA
- a CDS encoding diaminobutyrate--2-oxoglutarate transaminase family protein — protein MYAFVKARESGARTYANSIGVVIEKGRLARVTDSAGKDYLDCLSCAGTLATGHNHPYILAKVEEFLQSGHVLQALDMTTPAKYRFLVKLLECLPPEFARHVRFQSCGPSGADAVEAALKLFKTATGRRTVLAFHGAYHGMTAGALALTGNLTAKRQVASIMPDVHFLPYPYSYRCPFSLGGEQSDVTSLAYIERMLTDPESGVTAPAAMIVEAIQGEGGVIPASAKWLRGIREITARLDIPLIIDEIQTGFGRTGDMFAFEHAGIVPDAVVISKAVGGGFPLSMLLYHEKYDTWQAGAHAGTFRGNQIAMVAGAACLEVIQAEQLVAQARAKGNYLETRLRELACRFSILGDIRGRGLMWGIEVIAPDAAPDAIGSYPADGAMARTIKQRCLANGLIIETGGRHSAVLRLLPPLIISEQELDEAIDKLSRSIEEALG, from the coding sequence ATGTACGCCTTTGTCAAAGCCCGTGAATCGGGTGCGCGGACCTACGCCAACTCGATCGGCGTGGTGATCGAAAAAGGCCGCCTGGCGCGCGTCACCGACAGCGCCGGCAAGGACTATCTGGATTGCCTGTCTTGCGCCGGCACCCTGGCGACCGGCCACAACCATCCGTACATCCTGGCCAAGGTGGAAGAATTCCTGCAGTCCGGGCATGTGTTGCAGGCACTAGACATGACGACGCCCGCCAAATATCGCTTCCTGGTCAAGCTGCTGGAATGCCTGCCGCCGGAATTCGCCCGCCATGTGCGCTTCCAGAGCTGCGGGCCGAGCGGCGCCGATGCGGTCGAGGCGGCGCTGAAACTGTTCAAGACCGCCACCGGCCGCCGCACGGTACTGGCGTTTCACGGCGCCTACCATGGCATGACCGCCGGCGCTCTGGCGCTGACCGGCAACCTGACCGCCAAGCGCCAGGTGGCGTCGATCATGCCCGATGTGCATTTCCTGCCCTACCCTTATTCCTATCGCTGCCCGTTCAGCCTCGGCGGCGAGCAGTCGGATGTAACCTCGCTGGCGTATATCGAACGCATGCTGACCGATCCCGAAAGCGGCGTCACGGCGCCGGCAGCCATGATCGTCGAGGCGATCCAGGGCGAAGGCGGCGTGATTCCAGCCTCGGCCAAATGGCTGCGCGGCATTCGCGAGATCACCGCGCGCCTGGATATTCCGCTGATCATTGATGAAATCCAGACCGGCTTCGGCCGCACTGGCGACATGTTTGCCTTTGAACACGCGGGCATCGTGCCGGATGCCGTAGTGATTTCCAAAGCGGTCGGCGGCGGCTTTCCACTCTCGATGCTGCTGTATCACGAGAAATACGACACCTGGCAAGCCGGGGCACATGCCGGCACCTTCCGCGGCAACCAGATCGCCATGGTGGCCGGCGCCGCCTGCCTGGAAGTAATACAGGCCGAGCAGCTGGTAGCGCAGGCGCGCGCCAAGGGCAATTACCTGGAGACCCGCCTGCGCGAACTGGCCTGCCGCTTCTCGATTCTGGGCGACATCCGCGGCCGCGGCCTGATGTGGGGCATCGAAGTCATCGCTCCCGACGCCGCGCCGGATGCCATCGGCAGCTATCCGGCCGACGGCGCCATGGCCCGCACCATCAAGCAGCGCTGCCTGGCCAACGGCCTGATTATCGAAACCGGCGGCCGTCATTCGGCGGTACTGCGTTTGCTGCCGCCGCTGATCATCTCGGAGCAGGAGCTTGACGAAGCGATCGACAAGCTGAGCCGTTCGATTGAAGAAGCACTGGGTTGA
- a CDS encoding fatty acid desaturase family protein, which yields MPGHMEKASAASYRNKYAAQARLLNSLNPFKSTWMIARQWLVIAAALALPAYAVAFLSGEDGLWAGLCELSAAGLLAVVVLFVLSGFVLACKQHALGVIMHDATHHRLFKNAMLNEIASNWLCAFPTGMVTSSYRRGHLPHHLFTNKPNDPYWVRLVADDNYSFPKPRRAFYRILLGDLCGLHLRSWWPVIRYWTGWAFVFDNREKMLSTSERIQFVAFWLCAAALVTVLEAWPCFLLLWLLPMFTLTLAFTRIRIIAEHDLAQNERELERTRHVDGSWLERLALAPLNINYHVAHHLFPAVPLYNLPKMHAILMKDEGFRAEASLWPRYFGRNRGLIDTMLE from the coding sequence ATGCCAGGTCATATGGAGAAAGCCAGCGCTGCTAGTTACCGCAACAAATATGCGGCGCAGGCGCGTTTGCTGAACAGCTTGAACCCCTTCAAGAGCACGTGGATGATCGCCCGGCAATGGCTGGTGATTGCCGCTGCGCTGGCGCTGCCGGCCTATGCCGTGGCTTTTCTCAGCGGCGAAGACGGCCTGTGGGCGGGATTATGCGAGCTGTCTGCGGCCGGCTTGCTGGCGGTGGTCGTCCTGTTCGTACTGTCCGGCTTTGTGCTGGCCTGCAAGCAGCATGCGCTGGGCGTCATCATGCATGATGCTACCCATCACCGTCTGTTCAAGAACGCCATGCTGAACGAGATCGCCAGCAACTGGCTGTGCGCTTTCCCGACCGGCATGGTTACCTCGAGCTACCGGCGCGGGCATCTGCCGCATCATTTGTTCACCAACAAGCCGAACGACCCTTACTGGGTGCGCCTGGTGGCGGACGACAACTACAGCTTCCCCAAGCCGCGCCGGGCCTTCTACCGCATCCTGCTGGGCGACCTGTGCGGGCTGCATCTGCGCTCCTGGTGGCCGGTGATCCGTTACTGGACCGGCTGGGCCTTCGTTTTCGACAATCGCGAAAAAATGCTGAGCACATCGGAACGCATCCAGTTCGTCGCATTCTGGCTATGCGCCGCGGCGCTGGTCACTGTGCTGGAGGCCTGGCCTTGTTTCCTGCTGCTGTGGCTGCTGCCGATGTTTACCCTGACGCTGGCGTTCACTCGCATCCGCATCATCGCCGAACACGATCTGGCGCAGAACGAACGCGAGCTGGAGCGTACCCGCCACGTTGACGGCAGCTGGCTGGAACGGCTGGCGCTGGCGCCGCTCAACATCAACTATCACGTCGCCCACCATCTGTTTCCTGCCGTGCCTTTGTACAACCTGCCGAAAATGCACGCCATTTTGATGAAGGACGAAGGATTCCGTGCCGAGGCCAGCCTGTGGCCGAGATATTTCGGCAGGAACCGGGGCTTGATCGACACCATGCTGGAATGA
- a CDS encoding FAD-binding oxidoreductase: MQSAAIIPASALDGFLAELAGLDGLAAADILPVGSACAPYESDIANCSGKAAAVILPRDTAAVSAIMRAAVRHGIRLIAQGNRSGLVGAAIADGSGTQVIISLSRMRQIRSIDPANRSVIAEAGVLLSELNRQLEPHSLHFPIDIGSDPAIGGLIGANAGGSRLLRHGDVRHNLLGIEAVLADADGTVVELLAPLRKNNTGVDLKQLFVGTGGAFGIVTAATLDLKRLDQSNQTMFLALPGHAAALDVLLAFEQTFGDLLCAFEVISAAALDMTLRNFPALRHPFDASAGCYALVEIASSMPGLNPLLAQQAEDLLEQLYGREQIANAAFGPAESFWPLRDNLPPAIAKEGLPLSFDVAFPRSRLAAFRDEAAQWLQHQHPLLQLYDFGHFADGGCHLIVLLPHDQVERYGIARIVALRSAIYQLVCEHGGSFSAEHGIGPLNAPYYRKYTAPNVKQISAALQHLMDPQAVLGRYRYS, translated from the coding sequence ATGCAAAGCGCAGCCATCATTCCGGCTTCGGCGCTGGACGGCTTCCTGGCGGAGCTGGCCGGCCTAGACGGTCTGGCAGCGGCCGATATCCTGCCGGTGGGCAGCGCATGCGCTCCCTATGAAAGCGATATCGCCAATTGCAGCGGCAAGGCTGCCGCGGTGATCTTGCCGCGCGATACCGCGGCGGTCAGCGCCATCATGCGCGCCGCGGTCCGCCACGGCATACGGCTGATCGCGCAAGGCAACCGCAGCGGACTGGTAGGCGCCGCGATAGCCGATGGCTCCGGCACCCAGGTGATCATTTCGCTGTCGCGCATGCGGCAGATTCGCAGCATAGATCCGGCTAACCGCAGCGTCATCGCCGAGGCCGGCGTCCTGCTGTCGGAGTTGAACCGCCAACTGGAACCACATTCGTTGCATTTCCCTATCGATATCGGCAGCGATCCCGCCATCGGCGGCCTGATCGGCGCCAACGCCGGCGGCAGCCGCCTGCTGCGGCATGGCGATGTACGCCACAACCTGCTCGGCATCGAAGCGGTGCTGGCGGATGCCGACGGCACCGTGGTGGAGCTGCTGGCGCCGCTGCGCAAGAACAATACCGGCGTCGATCTTAAGCAGCTGTTCGTCGGCACCGGCGGCGCCTTCGGCATTGTTACCGCGGCGACGCTGGACCTGAAACGCCTCGACCAGTCGAACCAGACCATGTTCCTCGCCCTGCCCGGCCACGCCGCCGCGCTGGACGTGTTGCTGGCCTTTGAGCAGACCTTTGGCGATCTGCTGTGCGCCTTCGAAGTCATCTCCGCAGCGGCGCTCGACATGACCTTGCGCAACTTCCCAGCCTTGCGCCATCCCTTCGATGCCTCAGCCGGCTGTTACGCGCTGGTCGAAATCGCCAGCAGCATGCCCGGCCTCAACCCGTTGCTGGCACAGCAGGCGGAAGACTTGCTGGAACAGTTATATGGCCGCGAGCAAATCGCCAACGCGGCGTTCGGACCGGCGGAGAGTTTTTGGCCGCTGCGCGACAACCTGCCGCCGGCCATCGCCAAAGAAGGCCTGCCGCTGTCTTTCGATGTAGCCTTCCCGCGCTCCCGGCTGGCGGCTTTCCGCGATGAAGCCGCGCAATGGCTGCAACACCAACATCCGCTGCTGCAGCTCTACGATTTCGGCCATTTTGCCGATGGCGGCTGCCATTTGATCGTGCTGCTGCCGCACGATCAGGTCGAGCGCTATGGCATCGCCAGAATCGTCGCGCTGCGCAGCGCCATCTATCAACTGGTGTGCGAACACGGCGGCAGCTTCAGCGCCGAACACGGCATCGGCCCCTTGAATGCGCCGTACTACCGAAAATATACCGCCCCGAATGTGAAGCAGATCAGCGCAGCTTTGCAGCATTTGATGGATCCGCAAGCGGTATTGGGACGTTACCGCTATTCCTAA
- a CDS encoding ABC transporter permease: MFKVLAILTRNELLGFFRSKSALFWALAFPILLLTVMLMAFGRPGSLGSVKVEFVNPAGLAQDGSNAIDANCEAAIRQAFAGGDPVKAEFSNVAGSTAASANAVRVRFPSSLAVGQQPLQVQYDFKGQLAVRAAARVIEIAAVRCVAAQRGIVAASLVHFENVASGAKPFDYGQFFVTGILVMVLMSLGVMSTALSIAGLREHNALKIYACFPVPKLVFLASIILSRVVMMLVSATTLLLVARYGYGIDISLWSLQTLHALPVVLLGGAMLLCVGILLASRTASVQETELLCHLVYYPALFFGNLTIPLNDAPSWLKNVLSVIPINQFVSVLRQVMIDGVSLPALWLPLLAMAAWTTLFLTASSFLFRWHKS, encoded by the coding sequence ATGTTTAAGGTGCTGGCGATATTGACGCGCAACGAGCTGCTTGGTTTCTTCCGCAGCAAATCGGCTCTGTTCTGGGCACTGGCCTTCCCTATCTTGTTGTTGACGGTGATGCTGATGGCCTTCGGCCGGCCCGGTTCGCTGGGCAGCGTCAAAGTCGAGTTCGTCAATCCGGCCGGCCTGGCGCAGGATGGAAGCAACGCCATCGATGCCAATTGCGAGGCCGCGATACGGCAAGCCTTCGCCGGCGGCGACCCGGTCAAGGCAGAGTTTTCAAACGTTGCCGGCAGCACTGCCGCCAGCGCCAATGCGGTGCGCGTCCGTTTTCCGTCCAGCTTGGCCGTCGGCCAGCAGCCGCTGCAGGTGCAATACGATTTCAAAGGCCAGTTGGCGGTGCGCGCCGCTGCGCGCGTGATCGAAATAGCCGCCGTGCGTTGCGTCGCCGCTCAGCGCGGCATAGTGGCGGCCAGCCTGGTGCATTTTGAAAATGTCGCATCAGGCGCCAAGCCTTTCGACTACGGCCAGTTTTTCGTCACCGGCATCCTGGTGATGGTGCTGATGTCGCTGGGCGTGATGTCCACCGCCTTGTCGATCGCCGGCCTGCGCGAACACAATGCCTTGAAAATCTATGCCTGCTTCCCGGTGCCCAAGCTGGTGTTCCTGGCCTCGATCATCTTGTCGCGCGTGGTCATGATGCTGGTGTCGGCCACCACCTTGCTGCTGGTAGCGCGCTACGGCTACGGCATCGATATCTCGCTGTGGAGCCTGCAGACCCTGCATGCGCTGCCGGTGGTCCTGCTGGGCGGCGCCATGCTGCTGTGCGTCGGCATATTGCTGGCCAGCCGCACGGCCTCAGTGCAGGAAACCGAACTGCTGTGTCACCTGGTGTATTACCCGGCGCTGTTCTTCGGCAACCTGACCATTCCGCTCAACGATGCGCCGTCCTGGCTGAAAAACGTGCTCTCCGTGATCCCGATCAACCAGTTTGTCTCGGTGCTGCGCCAGGTCATGATCGACGGCGTCTCGCTGCCGGCGCTGTGGCTGCCGTTGCTGGCCATGGCAGCCTGGACCACGCTGTTTCTGACAGCGTCCAGTTTCCTGTTCCGCTGGCATAAAAGCTAG
- a CDS encoding ATP-binding cassette domain-containing protein, translated as MSDQAVLLDEVALAGGDAGVMPRPTPAAPVGPIAPLARAASAGPYAAAAKLIRVEAGSFRFEAHDLHFQHGRHTAIIGPNGAGKTTLIEALLGFRTARMEGAEILGVPAARFLQSTSLRKRLGVQLQRVEYEDSSNVREILDLHRALYGKQDQAVAQALDIEALRKLPYKALSRGQKQRLDLFVALAHRPQLAVLDEPFTGLDRSYIERVARLLRQDLTDLTIILICHSIEELDSASDVVWVRNGGIAYRGAKELLKNQLVGEFHAYLHLEDTQQASLIRGRLEQDSATLRLLSPSVNEISVYGGKQLDQAVRSLLGEVALRHFEFGPTDYRDMLHLCAKGEHDV; from the coding sequence ATGAGCGATCAAGCCGTATTACTGGATGAAGTAGCGCTTGCAGGCGGCGACGCCGGCGTTATGCCGCGTCCGACGCCGGCAGCCCCTGTCGGGCCTATCGCCCCGCTTGCCCGCGCCGCCAGCGCTGGCCCTTATGCGGCGGCGGCCAAACTGATCCGGGTCGAAGCCGGCAGCTTCCGCTTCGAAGCGCATGACTTGCATTTTCAACATGGCCGGCACACCGCCATCATCGGCCCCAACGGCGCCGGCAAAACCACGCTGATCGAGGCCTTGCTTGGCTTTCGCACAGCCAGGATGGAAGGCGCCGAGATCCTCGGCGTACCGGCGGCGCGCTTTTTGCAGAGCACCAGCTTGCGCAAGCGGCTCGGGGTGCAGCTGCAGCGCGTCGAATATGAAGACTCATCCAACGTCCGGGAAATTCTCGATCTGCATCGCGCTCTGTATGGCAAGCAGGACCAAGCCGTGGCCCAGGCGCTGGATATCGAAGCCTTGCGCAAGCTGCCTTACAAGGCTTTGTCGCGCGGCCAGAAGCAAAGGCTGGACTTGTTCGTGGCGCTCGCCCATCGCCCGCAGCTGGCGGTGCTGGACGAGCCCTTCACCGGCCTTGACCGTTCCTACATCGAACGCGTTGCGCGCCTGCTGCGCCAGGATTTGACCGACCTGACCATCATCCTCATCTGCCATTCGATAGAAGAACTGGATAGCGCCAGCGATGTGGTGTGGGTGCGCAACGGCGGCATCGCCTACCGCGGCGCCAAGGAGCTGTTGAAAAACCAGCTGGTCGGCGAATTCCATGCCTATCTGCATCTGGAAGATACCCAGCAGGCCAGCCTGATCCGCGGCAGGCTTGAACAGGACAGCGCCACGCTGCGCTTGCTTTCCCCCTCCGTCAATGAAATCAGCGTCTACGGCGGCAAACAGCTGGACCAAGCTGTGCGCAGCCTGCTCGGCGAGGTCGCGCTCAGGCATTTCGAGTTCGGCCCTACTGATTACCGCGACATGTTGCATCTGTGCGCAAAAGGGGAACACGATGTTTAA
- a CDS encoding TauD/TfdA family dioxygenase has product MDQRVDLARHFQEMLGNSQVQCGFLSPRRMPLVITPVDSTLAEDSELFALWYRNHQNIFDSMLLEYGCLLFRGFALRSTADFQTIAHCYPEHAFGYIGGATPRKNIDGKVYESTRIPATLKIGLHQEKAYMAHYPQKLAFFCRLPSEQGGETVICDMRAVTRRLQPELIERFRAARIMYLRNFRAPTTPENEPKNTNMREYHRPWDEVFLSADPRQVEQLCRDTQLDYEWLADGSITVSHVGGATLTHPVSGEEVWFNQLSTQHNNARSLGASGYEYIRLAYRDKPARPYDVRLGDGTPIALEEIAPIYDALEAEEVAFPWHSGDMLLIDNIAVAHGRNPFKGKRDIQVALFD; this is encoded by the coding sequence ATGGATCAACGTGTAGATCTGGCAAGACACTTCCAGGAAATGCTTGGCAATTCACAGGTCCAATGCGGCTTCCTGTCGCCGCGGCGCATGCCGCTGGTGATCACGCCGGTCGACAGCACGCTGGCCGAAGACAGCGAACTGTTCGCACTCTGGTATCGCAATCACCAGAATATCTTCGACAGCATGCTGCTGGAGTACGGCTGCCTGCTGTTCCGCGGCTTTGCCCTGCGCAGCACTGCAGATTTCCAGACGATCGCGCATTGCTATCCGGAACACGCGTTCGGCTATATCGGCGGCGCGACGCCGCGCAAGAACATCGATGGCAAGGTGTACGAATCGACCCGGATCCCTGCCACGCTGAAGATCGGCTTGCATCAGGAAAAGGCCTATATGGCGCACTATCCGCAGAAGCTGGCGTTCTTTTGCCGGCTGCCGTCGGAACAAGGCGGCGAAACCGTGATTTGCGACATGCGCGCTGTCACGCGGCGCCTGCAACCGGAACTGATCGAACGTTTCCGTGCCGCGCGCATCATGTACTTGCGCAATTTCCGTGCGCCGACCACGCCGGAGAATGAACCGAAAAACACCAACATGCGGGAATATCATCGTCCCTGGGATGAAGTTTTCCTGAGCGCCGATCCGCGCCAGGTCGAGCAATTATGCCGCGATACCCAGCTCGATTACGAATGGCTGGCCGACGGCAGCATCACCGTATCGCACGTCGGCGGCGCCACCCTGACCCATCCGGTCAGCGGCGAGGAAGTCTGGTTCAACCAGCTGTCGACTCAGCACAACAATGCCCGTTCGCTCGGCGCCAGCGGTTACGAATATATCCGCCTGGCCTACCGCGACAAGCCGGCGCGTCCCTACGACGTGCGGCTGGGCGACGGCACGCCGATCGCGCTGGAGGAAATTGCGCCGATCTATGACGCATTGGAAGCTGAGGAAGTGGCTTTCCCCTGGCATAGCGGCGATATGCTGTTGATCGATAACATCGCCGTTGCCCATGGACGCAATCCATTCAAGGGCAAGCGCGACATCCAAGTGGCGCTGTTCGATTGA